A window of Aurantibacillus circumpalustris genomic DNA:
ACTATATTTATAAACATACAGTTGATAATTTAACCTTTTTTAGGCACAAGTATTTTTCCTAGAACTGAGCAATAAGTGTATTTTTAGAGCTTACAATGGATAATTTTATAGTATCGGCGCGTAAGTACAGACCCCAACTCTTTAACACAGTAGTAGGTCAAAGTCACATTACGAATACGCTAAAAAATGCCATTATAACCAAACATTTGGCGCAGGCCTATTTGTTCTGTGGACCGCGTGGTGTTGGAAAAACAACCTGTGCACGTATTTTTGCAAAAACCATAAATTGCACAAATGTTTCGAAGGATGGAGAAGCCTGTGATACTTGCGAATCTTGTGTTTCCTTTAATTCAGGAGCATCTTTAAATGTATATGAATTAGATGCTGCCAGTAATAATTCAGTAGATGATATCAGGAATTTGGTCGATCAGGTGCGCTTTGCTCCGCAATTAGGGGAGTATAAAGTGTATGTTATTGATGAGGTGCACATGTTGAGTACAGCAGCTTTTAACGCATTTCTAAAAACACTAGAAGAACCACCAAAACACGCTAAATTTATTTTAGCAACCACTGAAAAACATAAAATCATCCCAACGATATTATCGCGTTGTCAGGTATTTAATTTTAATCGTATTAAAACAGAAGACATCAGTAATCATTTGGCTTTTATGGCTAAAAGTGAAGATGTTTCCTATGAGGAAGAAGCCTTGCATGTTATTGCGCAAAAGGCCGATGGCGGATTGCGTGACGCTTGTTCCATATTCGATCAAATGGTGGCTTTTACCGGAAATCATTTGACCTATAAACAAGTTGTAGAAAATTTAAACGTTCTAGATTACGATTATTATTTTAAAATGACGGATGCCTTTCTTTCACAAGGCTTACCGGAAGTAATGATGACCTTTGATGACATCTTAAAAAAAGGCTTCGATGGGCATAATTTTTTACTAGGTTTAGGAGAACATTTAAGAAACCTAATGGTTAGTAAAGATCCGCAGACTATTTCTTTAATGGAAGTGAGTGAAAGTTTAAAGCAACGTTATTCGATTCAATCACAACAATGCAGTTTAACTTTTCTTTTAAAATCTTTAGCTTTAATTAGTAAAACAGATGTTAATTACAAGATTGCGAAAAACCAGCGCTTACTTGTGGAAATGGCACTCATGCAACTAACGTTTTTAACCGCTTCGCCAGAAGCGGAAAAAAAAAACGATGAGTTAGAAAGTGAAGAAGAAAACACTTCCCAACCAACAAAAACAATTACCTCCTCTAGCACTAAAGTAACTGCCTTGCAGGAACCTGAAATTAAATTTGCCAGTAAGCCAAGTGTAGGATTTGATCAGTTAAAGATAAAAGCTTCTTTTAGTCTGCACGAAGTAAAAAATTATCAAACCCTTAATCAAACTTCTAATACTAATGCTGTAGAGGCTCCTGAAGTTAAATTCGTTAATAAAGAAGTTAACCTTGACGATGTAAAAGCAGCTATTAAATCGTACGCTGATGAAAAGCAAAAACAAGGCGCGCGTCAACTGGCAACAATTTTTAATACCTCTTCAATTGAATTTACTGATAATACCATTGAACTTACAATTAGTAATGAAACCCAAAAAGAGCAATTATTGATCGTTAAGCAAGATTTTGTGGATACCATTCGCAAACTCCTTCAAAATAATTCGATTGCGATTACCATTCAAATTTCTGCGGTAGAAGCACAAACGAAGGCTTATAAGCCAATAGATATTTTTAAGGCCATGTCTGAAAAAAATCCAGCATTATTAGAGCTTAAGAAACGTTTTGATCTCGAAATAGACTACTAATACTTTACTCAAAAATATGATAGGATTCAAAAAAAATGTTTTTTTCGTTATTAGCATTATACTTTTTAATACTAATCTAAACGCTCAAACAAATGAGGATAATACAAAGACCACATCGCTTAATAACTATGAGCAAATTCCAAACGACCCTTTAAACGCGAGAATCTACACGTTGAATAATGGGATGAAGGTTTATCTTTCGGTTTACAAAAATGCCCCGCGAATTCAAACGTATATCGCCGTAAAAGCGGGAAGCAAAAACGATCCGGCAAATGCTACCGGCTTGGCTCATTATTTGGAGCACATGGTGTTTAAAGGAACCGATGTTTATGGTACAAAGGATTTTGAATACGAAAGCAAAGAAATAAAAAAAATAGAAAATCTTTATGAGGTTTATCGTACAGTGAAAGATGAAGCAGAGCGCGCAAAAATTTATCACAAAATTGATAGCATAAGTGGACTAGCTGCAAAATTTGCTATTGCCAATGAATACGATAAAATGTTGGCAACCATAGGCGCTGATGGAACGAATGCTTTTACCTCATTTGATCAAACAGTCTATGTGAATGACATTCCAAGTAATCAAATAGAAAACTGGTTAAAAATAGAGGCAGAACGTTTTCGTAATCCTGTATTGCGTTTGTTTCATACAGAATTAGAAGCAGTGTACGAAGAAAAAAACCGAGGGATTGATAGCGATGGCAATAAGGTTTGGGAAGCTTTATTTTCAGCCTTGTTTAAAAATCACACTTACGGAACACAGACGACTATTGGTACCATTGAGCATTTAAAAAATCCATCGATGGTAGAGATAAATAAATATTACAGAAAATATTATGTTCCCAATAACATGGCCATTATTATGAGTGGCGATTTTGATCCTGATAAAGTCATCAAACAAATTGATAAAAGCTTTGGATCTGTTCCTTCTAAACCAGTAGACACCTATACTTTTTCTCCTGAAAAACCAATTGCAAAAAAAATAGTAAAAGAAATTCTGGGACCTAACCCGGCGAATGTCAATTTGGCCTGGCGTTTTGCAGGAGACGGCACAAGTGATGCCGATATCTGCACACTCATTGCTGGACTATTGTATAATAACACGGCAGGCTTAATGGACATCAACTTAAACCAGGCTCAGAAAGTTTTAAGTAGTGGGAACTACTTTTATCCTTTAAAAGATTATAGCTTTTTTTATTTTAACGGCGAACCAAAGGAAGGTCAAAGTTTAGAAGAAGTTGAGAATTTAATTTTGAGTCAGATTGAATTAATTAAAAAAGGAACCTTCCCTGACTGGTTGATAACAGCTGTTGTAACGGATTTAAAACTTAGGAAAACAAAAGAATTAGAGAGTAATGATTCACGTGCTAGCACAATGATGAATGCATTTGTAAATGATTTAACCTGGAAAAAAGCAATAGAAAGCATTGAAAGGATATCTAAAATTACAAAACAAGAAGTAATAGAGTTTGCGAATAAGAATTTTACGAGTGAAAATTATGCAGTAGCTTATAAGAGAACCGGAGAAGATAAAAGTATTGTAAAGGTTGAAAAACCAGCTATTACGCCTGTAGAGCTTGATAGGGAAAATGCTTCGGCATTTGTAAAAGATATCGAAAGAGCCTCACCGACGCCGATTGAACCAAAGTTTTTAGATTATGATAAGGATATTAATCACCTAACCTTAAAATCTTCTATTCCACTACTGCATAATAAAAATATTGAAAATAGTTTATTTGAGTTGTACTATAAATTTGATTTTGGAAGTAATAACGATAAACTCTATCCTATTGCAGTAAAATACATTCCTTACCTATCGACTGCTGATATGTCGGCAGCGCAGATAAAACAAGAGTTGTATAAATTGGGTTGTTCTTTTAATGTGTATTGTGATAACGAAACAATTTGGATAAGCCTTTCTGGCTTGGCCGACAATTTTGAAAAGTCCTTAAAGCTTTTTGAGAAAGTTTTAGCAAATCCTGTAGTTGAACAACCTGTGCTTGAAAATCTTATTGCAGATATTATGAAGGAAAGGAACGATAATAAACTTGAAAAAAGAATAATTCTTAATCGGGCTATGACAAGCTACGCAAGGTACGGGACGATTAATCCATTCTCCAATGTTTATTCAGATGTCGAGTTAACTAGAATATCAGTAGAAGATATTAAAAAAATGATCCTTCTGATTCCAAAGTATAAACACAAAGTTTTATATTATGGACCTACAGAAGCAGAATTAGTAAAAAATAGCCTTAACGCTAGTCACAACGTTGCAAAAGATTTACTAGAGCCTGTAGCTTCGCTTACATTTAAAGAGAAAGTGTTGGATAGCACAGTGTATGTTGTAGATTATGATATGAAGCAAGCTGAAATCATGATGCTTTCAAATGGTTCTGAGTATAATAAAAATGGAGTACCACTTATTTATTTGTATAATAGTTATTTTGGTGGTGGTATGAGCAGTGTGTTGTTTCAAGATTTAAGAGAATCGAAAGCATTGGCTTACTCAACCTATTCTAGATATAATCAGCCAAATAAATTATCTAAAAAATATTATAATGTATCATATATTGGCTCACAAGCTGATAAACTGGAAGAAGCTTTAAAAGGCTTGAGTGATTTATTGAATGATATGCCAAAGGCAGATGGAAGTTTTTCTTCGGCCAAGGATATGATCCTTCAGGAAATGCGCACTCAAAGGATTACAAAGGCAGATATTCTTTTTAATTATCTCGCAGCGGAAGATCTTGGGAACAAAGCAGATATCCGTAAAGATATTTTTGAAAAAGTTAAAAACTACGGCTTTGAAGACATAAAGAATTTTCAACTACAAGCTATTGCAAAAAAGCCAAGAACGGTTTTGGTCTTGGGAAAAAAGGAAGGTCTAAATATGAAAGTATTAAAACACTACGGCAATCTTAAGTTTTTAACTCTGGAGGAAATTTTCGGATATTAAACATTAGTAAAAAATAATTAAATAACACATTACGTTTTCAATCATACATTCAAATGATATCTTTCGATAATACAGAAAATGCTTTTAAAGCGAAATCAAATTCTGAATTAAGCCGTTCTTACTGGCTTTTTAAGTTAATTAGTAATCCGCTACTTGTAAAGGCTGGCGCAACTTTAGGTCCACTAGCGCTTAATTTAGGTTTTAAAGGAATAATTAAAGGAACTATTTTCAAGCAGTTTGTAGGTGGCGAAACAATTGAAGATTGCAACAAAGCAATTCAAGAATTAGGTAAGTACAACATTGGTACAATTTTAGATTATAGTGTTGAAGGAAAAGAAAGTGAAAATGATTTTGACAATTGTTTACACGAAACGCTTGATACTATTAACAAAGCAAAAGACGATAAAAATATCCCTTTTTGTGTTTTCAAAGTTACCGGACTTGCACGATTTGACCTATTAGAAATAGTAAGTTCGGGAAAATCGTTAAGTGAAGTAGAAATAGCCGAATGGGAACGCGTTAAAAAAAGAGTAAAAACAATTTGTACACTAGCCTATGAAAATAATCAATGTATTTTTATTGATGCTGAGGAAAGCTGGATTCAGCAGGCAATTGATGATTTAGCGGATGAAAATATGTTAGCTTATAATAGAACAAAAGCTATTGTTTACAATACTTTTCAATTATACAGAAGTGACAGGTTAGAGTTTTTAAAAAAATCGATTCAACAAGGTAAAACAAATTCTTATCATGTAGGTGCGAAATTAGTAAGAGGTGCTTATATGGAAAAGGAGCGCAAACGCGCAATGGACAAGGCTTATCCATCACCTATTCAATCGACAAAAGAAAAAAGTGACGACGACTATAATGCCGCGTTAAGATTATGTATTGATAATATTGCTGTGATGGGACTTTGCGCTGGAACACATAATGAAAAAAGTAGTTTGATTTTAGTGGAATTAATGCATGAAAAAAAGATTTCACCTTCTGATCCACGAATTTATTTTTCGCAGCTTTTAGGTATGAGTGATCATATTTCTTTTAATCTTTCATTAAACGGTTATAATGTTGCAAAATATGTCCCGTACGGACCAATAAAAGACGTGATGCCCTATTTAATTCGCAGGGCCCAAGAGAATACGAGTGTTAAGGGACAAACGGGAAGAGAACTCAATTTAATTATTAGGGAGAAAAAAAGAAGGGCTCAATAATTAACAATTACGTTAAATAAAAAGCCCTAAAATTATTTCAGAAAAATTACGCTTTGATAAACTCCACTATTTAATTTCGCAGGTGTAATCGGTATCATACTGCGCATGCCTATCAGCAGTTTGTGAAACTGACGTGTTATAGGTGTATGTGACCCCTCCAACAACAGTTTGACTGA
This region includes:
- a CDS encoding DNA polymerase III subunit gamma/tau encodes the protein MDNFIVSARKYRPQLFNTVVGQSHITNTLKNAIITKHLAQAYLFCGPRGVGKTTCARIFAKTINCTNVSKDGEACDTCESCVSFNSGASLNVYELDAASNNSVDDIRNLVDQVRFAPQLGEYKVYVIDEVHMLSTAAFNAFLKTLEEPPKHAKFILATTEKHKIIPTILSRCQVFNFNRIKTEDISNHLAFMAKSEDVSYEEEALHVIAQKADGGLRDACSIFDQMVAFTGNHLTYKQVVENLNVLDYDYYFKMTDAFLSQGLPEVMMTFDDILKKGFDGHNFLLGLGEHLRNLMVSKDPQTISLMEVSESLKQRYSIQSQQCSLTFLLKSLALISKTDVNYKIAKNQRLLVEMALMQLTFLTASPEAEKKNDELESEEENTSQPTKTITSSSTKVTALQEPEIKFASKPSVGFDQLKIKASFSLHEVKNYQTLNQTSNTNAVEAPEVKFVNKEVNLDDVKAAIKSYADEKQKQGARQLATIFNTSSIEFTDNTIELTISNETQKEQLLIVKQDFVDTIRKLLQNNSIAITIQISAVEAQTKAYKPIDIFKAMSEKNPALLELKKRFDLEIDY
- a CDS encoding M16 family metallopeptidase yields the protein MIGFKKNVFFVISIILFNTNLNAQTNEDNTKTTSLNNYEQIPNDPLNARIYTLNNGMKVYLSVYKNAPRIQTYIAVKAGSKNDPANATGLAHYLEHMVFKGTDVYGTKDFEYESKEIKKIENLYEVYRTVKDEAERAKIYHKIDSISGLAAKFAIANEYDKMLATIGADGTNAFTSFDQTVYVNDIPSNQIENWLKIEAERFRNPVLRLFHTELEAVYEEKNRGIDSDGNKVWEALFSALFKNHTYGTQTTIGTIEHLKNPSMVEINKYYRKYYVPNNMAIIMSGDFDPDKVIKQIDKSFGSVPSKPVDTYTFSPEKPIAKKIVKEILGPNPANVNLAWRFAGDGTSDADICTLIAGLLYNNTAGLMDINLNQAQKVLSSGNYFYPLKDYSFFYFNGEPKEGQSLEEVENLILSQIELIKKGTFPDWLITAVVTDLKLRKTKELESNDSRASTMMNAFVNDLTWKKAIESIERISKITKQEVIEFANKNFTSENYAVAYKRTGEDKSIVKVEKPAITPVELDRENASAFVKDIERASPTPIEPKFLDYDKDINHLTLKSSIPLLHNKNIENSLFELYYKFDFGSNNDKLYPIAVKYIPYLSTADMSAAQIKQELYKLGCSFNVYCDNETIWISLSGLADNFEKSLKLFEKVLANPVVEQPVLENLIADIMKERNDNKLEKRIILNRAMTSYARYGTINPFSNVYSDVELTRISVEDIKKMILLIPKYKHKVLYYGPTEAELVKNSLNASHNVAKDLLEPVASLTFKEKVLDSTVYVVDYDMKQAEIMMLSNGSEYNKNGVPLIYLYNSYFGGGMSSVLFQDLRESKALAYSTYSRYNQPNKLSKKYYNVSYIGSQADKLEEALKGLSDLLNDMPKADGSFSSAKDMILQEMRTQRITKADILFNYLAAEDLGNKADIRKDIFEKVKNYGFEDIKNFQLQAIAKKPRTVLVLGKKEGLNMKVLKHYGNLKFLTLEEIFGY
- a CDS encoding proline dehydrogenase family protein, which codes for MISFDNTENAFKAKSNSELSRSYWLFKLISNPLLVKAGATLGPLALNLGFKGIIKGTIFKQFVGGETIEDCNKAIQELGKYNIGTILDYSVEGKESENDFDNCLHETLDTINKAKDDKNIPFCVFKVTGLARFDLLEIVSSGKSLSEVEIAEWERVKKRVKTICTLAYENNQCIFIDAEESWIQQAIDDLADENMLAYNRTKAIVYNTFQLYRSDRLEFLKKSIQQGKTNSYHVGAKLVRGAYMEKERKRAMDKAYPSPIQSTKEKSDDDYNAALRLCIDNIAVMGLCAGTHNEKSSLILVELMHEKKISPSDPRIYFSQLLGMSDHISFNLSLNGYNVAKYVPYGPIKDVMPYLIRRAQENTSVKGQTGRELNLIIREKKRRAQ